The following coding sequences are from one Ancylobacter sp. TS-1 window:
- a CDS encoding lipoprotein: MSRRSPLRPSRLLAATLVLAGALALGGCGVKGPLEPPPNSPQAQPGPDGKVPKDTGPVKPNRPFVLDGLL; this comes from the coding sequence TTGTCCCGCCGTTCCCCGCTCCGCCCGTCCCGCCTCCTCGCCGCAACGCTCGTCCTCGCGGGCGCGCTGGCGCTGGGCGGCTGTGGCGTGAAAGGCCCGCTGGAGCCGCCGCCGAACTCGCCGCAGGCGCAGCCCGGCCCGGACGGCAAGGTGCCGAAGGATACCGGCCCGGTGAAGCCGAACCGGCCCTTCGTCCTCGACGGCCTGCTCTGA
- the lysA gene encoding diaminopimelate decarboxylase, with product MHHFAYRDGILHAEDVSLPAIAAAVGTPFYVYSTATLERHFHVFTDAFADMRTTLCYAVKANSNQAVIATFARLGAGADIVSGGELKRALAAGIAPQKIVFSGVGKTREEMAAALDAGIMCFNVESEPELLTLSEVAVSHGVAAPISIRVNPDVDAKTHHKISTGKSENKFGIPVSRAREVYRYAAALPGLRITGVDMHIGSQITDLGPFDNATALLVELARELMADGHRLTHLDLGGGLGVPYVAGEPDPPLPSAYAALVKRHTHNLGLGLVFEVGRMLVANAGILVARVLYVKEGDGKHFVIVDAAMNDLIRPTLYEAHHEILPVRQPVPGGEGQIVADVVGPVCETGDYLALGRRLPALKAGDLISVMTAGAYGAVQASTYNTRALIPEVLVRGEEFAVVRPRVETDALIALDRLPGWLG from the coding sequence ATGCATCATTTCGCCTATCGTGACGGCATCCTCCACGCCGAGGATGTGAGCCTCCCCGCCATCGCGGCGGCGGTCGGGACGCCGTTCTATGTCTACTCGACGGCGACGCTGGAACGGCACTTCCACGTCTTCACCGACGCCTTCGCCGACATGCGAACCACGCTGTGCTACGCGGTGAAGGCCAATTCCAACCAGGCGGTGATCGCCACCTTCGCCAGGCTCGGCGCCGGCGCCGACATCGTGTCGGGCGGCGAGCTCAAGCGGGCGCTGGCGGCCGGCATCGCGCCGCAGAAGATCGTGTTCTCCGGCGTCGGCAAGACGCGCGAGGAAATGGCCGCCGCGCTCGATGCCGGCATCATGTGCTTCAACGTCGAGAGCGAGCCGGAACTGCTGACGCTCTCCGAGGTGGCGGTGAGCCATGGCGTGGCGGCGCCGATCTCGATCCGCGTCAACCCGGACGTCGACGCGAAGACCCACCACAAGATCTCGACCGGCAAGTCGGAGAACAAGTTCGGCATTCCGGTGTCGCGGGCGCGCGAGGTCTATCGCTATGCCGCCGCCCTTCCCGGGCTGCGCATCACCGGCGTCGACATGCATATCGGCAGCCAGATCACCGATCTCGGTCCGTTCGATAACGCCACCGCGCTGCTGGTGGAGCTTGCCCGCGAACTGATGGCGGACGGCCACCGGCTGACCCATCTCGATCTCGGCGGCGGGCTCGGCGTGCCCTATGTCGCCGGCGAGCCGGACCCGCCGCTGCCCTCCGCCTATGCGGCGCTGGTGAAGCGGCACACGCATAATCTCGGCCTCGGCCTCGTCTTCGAGGTCGGGCGCATGCTGGTGGCCAATGCCGGCATCCTCGTCGCCCGCGTGCTCTATGTGAAGGAAGGCGACGGCAAGCACTTCGTCATCGTCGACGCGGCGATGAACGATCTCATCCGCCCGACGCTCTACGAGGCGCATCACGAAATTTTGCCCGTGCGCCAGCCGGTACCCGGCGGGGAGGGGCAGATCGTCGCGGATGTGGTCGGGCCGGTGTGCGAGACGGGCGATTATCTGGCGCTGGGAAGGCGGCTGCCGGCGCTCAAGGCGGGCGACCTGATCTCGGTGATGACCGCCGGCGCCTATGGCGCGGTGCAGGCCTCGACCTACAATACCCGGGCGCTGATCCCGGAAGTGCTGGTGCGGGGCGAAGAATTCGCCGTGGTGCGCCCGCGCGTGGAGACCGACGCGCTGATCGCG
- a CDS encoding outer-membrane lipoprotein carrier protein LolA → MRHLIRACVASALLVLPLGVAQAQVPPPPFVVPLPPKKPAPATMTRTAQAAPAAAAKPAAKPATVQPAAAPKSDPNIQMAATANRRAAADTVQRINEYFNSFKTMTGDFVQVDPDGTRRQGEFYILKPGRVLFEYAPPSPIELVADGRSVAVRDKRLKTQDISPLSATPLRFLLAENFDLARNASVAGVYQDDIFATVVLEEKQSMVGTYRLMIMFDAKTMQLKQWTVTDPQGYDTTVAVSNLNTADRPDPALFVINRN, encoded by the coding sequence ATGCGCCATCTGATCCGCGCCTGCGTCGCTTCCGCCCTGCTGGTCCTGCCGCTCGGAGTCGCCCAGGCGCAGGTGCCACCGCCGCCCTTCGTGGTGCCGCTGCCGCCCAAGAAGCCGGCGCCGGCGACGATGACCCGCACCGCGCAGGCGGCGCCGGCCGCCGCCGCCAAGCCCGCCGCCAAGCCCGCGACCGTCCAGCCGGCGGCGGCCCCCAAATCCGATCCGAACATCCAGATGGCGGCGACGGCGAACCGCCGCGCGGCGGCCGACACGGTCCAGCGCATCAACGAGTATTTCAACAGCTTCAAGACCATGACCGGCGATTTCGTGCAGGTCGACCCGGACGGTACCCGCCGGCAGGGCGAGTTCTACATCCTCAAGCCCGGCCGCGTGCTGTTCGAATACGCTCCGCCGAGTCCGATCGAACTGGTGGCGGACGGGCGCTCGGTGGCGGTGCGCGACAAGCGGCTGAAGACGCAGGACATCTCGCCGCTCTCGGCGACCCCGCTGCGCTTCCTGCTGGCGGAGAATTTCGACCTCGCCCGCAACGCCAGCGTCGCCGGCGTGTACCAGGACGACATCTTCGCCACCGTGGTGCTGGAGGAGAAGCAGTCCATGGTCGGCACCTACCGGCTGATGATCATGTTCGACGCCAAGACCATGCAGCTCAAGCAGTGGACGGTGACCGACCCGCAGGGCTACGACACCACCGTCGCGGTCTCGAACCTCAACACCGCCGACCGGCCGGATCCGGCGCTGTTCGTCATCAACCGCAATTGA
- a CDS encoding exodeoxyribonuclease III, whose product MPLSIATWNINSVRLRIGLVAKLAAEQQPDVICLQETKTPDDRFPLKDAAKFGYPHAAIHGQKGYHGVAILSKRPFEAVSRQGFCDMGDARHISVVLGREAGLSAPLTIHNFYIPAGGDIPDPQVNEKFRHKLSFLDEATAWEMLHPQDPAARSVLVGDLNIAPLEADVWSHKQLLDVVSHTPVEVEKLARLQAAGHWVDVMRRFVPPQEKLYTWWSYRAADWAASNRGRRLDHVWATPALAPAAQAMTVLREARGWERPSDHVPVVVTFDA is encoded by the coding sequence TTGCCGCTTTCCATCGCCACCTGGAACATCAATTCGGTGCGCCTGCGCATCGGTCTTGTCGCCAAGCTCGCCGCCGAGCAGCAGCCCGACGTCATCTGCCTGCAGGAAACCAAGACGCCGGATGACCGCTTCCCGCTCAAGGACGCGGCGAAGTTCGGCTATCCCCATGCCGCCATCCACGGCCAGAAGGGCTATCACGGCGTCGCCATCCTCTCGAAGCGGCCCTTCGAGGCGGTAAGCCGACAGGGCTTCTGCGACATGGGCGATGCGCGCCACATCTCGGTCGTGCTCGGGCGCGAGGCCGGGCTGTCGGCACCGCTGACCATCCATAATTTCTACATCCCGGCCGGCGGCGACATTCCCGACCCGCAGGTGAACGAGAAGTTCCGCCACAAGCTGTCCTTCCTCGACGAGGCGACCGCCTGGGAGATGCTGCACCCGCAGGACCCGGCGGCGCGTTCGGTGCTGGTCGGCGACCTCAACATCGCCCCGCTGGAGGCCGATGTGTGGAGCCACAAGCAGCTGCTCGACGTGGTGAGCCATACGCCGGTCGAGGTGGAGAAGCTGGCCCGGCTGCAGGCGGCCGGCCACTGGGTCGACGTGATGCGCCGCTTCGTGCCGCCGCAGGAGAAGCTCTACACGTGGTGGAGCTACCGCGCCGCCGACTGGGCGGCCTCGAATCGCGGCCGCCGGCTTGACCATGTGTGGGCGACACCGGCGCTGGCGCCGGCCGCGCAGGCCATGACGGTGCTGCGCGAGGCGCGGGGCTGGGAGCGGCCTTCCGACCATGTGCCGGTCGTGGTGACGTTCGACGCCTGA